In the genome of Chrysemys picta bellii isolate R12L10 chromosome 17, ASM1138683v2, whole genome shotgun sequence, one region contains:
- the LOC135976426 gene encoding leukocyte immunoglobulin-like receptor subfamily A member 6 has product MVSALTVLLLGCWLAGRSGVSGQPSYPKPSIALSPSGGVSLGGAVTVQCRGQRLGMRFVLNKERRHFPPVDSDGFEAVFPISTVRREHGGSYSCSYHSRSEPFTMSYPSDPVELVVRGEGPGCASPFPTRPPARPSRGLGANGMLRARLCPEPRPLVLFPPHLHNHSLLSPPPTPCQGQPGSPGLGLGGCPGLALTACLLCADPSLPRPSISLSPTGVTAPGADVTIRCQGQRQDVTFFLHKAGDLNPQRQMDPAGDGAEFRIPTVGRQHGGRYSCSYRLQSQPFVSSEPSHTVELVVAGGTDPTQPGAAPAPTHPGSAWTAAPKGHPDFTHANIARLGLGTVVLLVLGLILAEAYSSRPRGAPYVR; this is encoded by the exons ATGGTGTCTGCTCTCACCGTCCTCCTCCTCG gctgctggctggccgggcGGAGCGGAGTGTCGGGCC agcccagctaccccaaacccagcatCGCCCTGAGCCCCAGCGGGGGGGTCTCCCTGGGGGGAGCCGTGACTGTCCAGTGTCGGGGGCAGCGCCTGGGCATGCGATTCGTGCTGAATAAAGAGCGACGCCATTTCCCACCTGTGGATTCGGACGGGTTTGAGGCTGTGTTTCCCATCAGCACCGTGCGCCGGGAGCACggcgggagctacagctgctcctaTCACAGCCGATCGGAGCCGTTCACCATGTCGTAccccagcgaccccgtggagctggtggtgagaggtgaggggcccggctgcGCATCCCCGTTCCCAACCcgacccccagccagaccctcccgGGGCCTCGGTGCAAAtgggatgctcagagccaggctctgccctga gccccgccccctggtcctcttccctccccacctccacaaTCACTCGCTGCTCTCTccaccacccaccccctgccag GGCCAACcagggagtccagggctgggtcTGGGTGGGTGCCCGGGTCTGgctctcacagcctgtctcctgtgcgcagatcccagcttacccagaccctccatctctctgagccccactggGGTCACCGCCCCAGGGGCAGACGTCACCATCCGGtgtcaggggcagcgccaggacGTGACgttcttcctgcacaaggctggagaCCTGAACCCGCAGCGACAGATGGACCCTGCCGGGGACGGGGCCGAGTTCCGCATCCCCACCGTGGGCCGGCAGCACGGAGGGAGgtacagctgcagctaccggcTCCAATCACAGCCCTTCGtctcctcagagcccagccacaccgtggagctggtggtagcag GTGGAACCGACCCGACCCAGCCTGgagcggcgccggctcccacgCACCCGGGCAGCGCGTGGACAG cagCCCCCAAAGGGCACCCGGATTTCACCCACGCCAACATCGCCCGTCTGGGGCTGGGCACCGTGGTCCTGCTTGTCCTGGGACTGATCCTGGCTGAGGCCTATTCCAGCCGCCCAAGGGGGGCACCCTACGTGAGGTGA